The proteins below come from a single Camarhynchus parvulus chromosome 29, STF_HiC, whole genome shotgun sequence genomic window:
- the ATG101 gene encoding autophagy-related protein 101 isoform X3, which translates to MNCRAEVLEVSVEGRQVEEAMLAVLHTVLLHRSTGKFHYKKEGTYSIGTVGTQDVDCDFIDFAYVRVSSEELDRALRKAVGEFKDALRSSGSDGMGQISLEFYQKKKSRWPFSDECIPWELWTIKVNVVNLANEQERQICREKVGEKLCEKIINIVEVMNRHEYLPKMPTQSEVDNVFDTSLKDVQPYLYKISYQITDSLGTSVTTTMRRLIKDTLAL; encoded by the exons ATGAACTGCCGCGCCGAGGTGCTGGAGGTGTCGGtggagggcaggcaggtggAGGAGGCCATGCTGGCCGTGCTCCACACCGTCCTGCTGCACCGCAGCACCGGCAAGTTCCACTACAAGAAGGAGGGCACCTACTCCATTGGCACCGTGGGCACCCAGGATGTGGATTGCGACTTCATCGACTTCGCCTACGTGCGCGTCTCCTCCGAGGAGCTCGACCGGGCTCTCCGCAAGGCTGTGGGGGAGTTCAAA GACGCGCTGCGCAGCTCCGGCTCCGACGGCATGGGGCAGATCTCCCTGGAGTTCTACCAGAAGAAGAAATCACGGTGGCCCTTCTCAGACGAGTGcattccctgggagctgtggacCATCAAGGTGAACGTGGTGAACCTGGCCAACGAGCAGGAGCGGCAGATCTGCCGCGAGAAGGTGGGGGAGAAGCTCTGCGAGAAGATCATCAACATCGTGGAGGTGATGAACCGCCACGAGTACCTGCCCAAGATGCCCACCCAGTCCGAGGTGGACAATGTCTTTGACACCAGCCTGAAGGACGTGCAGCCCTACCTGTACAAGATCTCCTACCAGATCACGGACTCCCTGGGCACCTCGGTCACCACCACCATGCGCCGGCTCATCAAGGACACGCTGGCGCTGTAG
- the ATG101 gene encoding autophagy-related protein 101 isoform X1 produces MIHFPPPCRQMVGPGRSRCCGPSSAGPAMNCRAEVLEVSVEGRQVEEAMLAVLHTVLLHRSTGKFHYKKEGTYSIGTVGTQDVDCDFIDFAYVRVSSEELDRALRKAVGEFKDALRSSGSDGMGQISLEFYQKKKSRWPFSDECIPWELWTIKVNVVNLANEQERQICREKVGEKLCEKIINIVEVMNRHEYLPKMPTQSEVDNVFDTSLKDVQPYLYKISYQITDSLGTSVTTTMRRLIKDTLAL; encoded by the exons ATGATCCACTTCCCTCCTCCGTGCCGTCAGATGGTCGGGCCCGGGCG CAGCCGCTGCTGTGGCCCCTCCAGCGCCGGCCCCGCCATGAACTGCCGCGCCGAGGTGCTGGAGGTGTCGGtggagggcaggcaggtggAGGAGGCCATGCTGGCCGTGCTCCACACCGTCCTGCTGCACCGCAGCACCGGCAAGTTCCACTACAAGAAGGAGGGCACCTACTCCATTGGCACCGTGGGCACCCAGGATGTGGATTGCGACTTCATCGACTTCGCCTACGTGCGCGTCTCCTCCGAGGAGCTCGACCGGGCTCTCCGCAAGGCTGTGGGGGAGTTCAAA GACGCGCTGCGCAGCTCCGGCTCCGACGGCATGGGGCAGATCTCCCTGGAGTTCTACCAGAAGAAGAAATCACGGTGGCCCTTCTCAGACGAGTGcattccctgggagctgtggacCATCAAGGTGAACGTGGTGAACCTGGCCAACGAGCAGGAGCGGCAGATCTGCCGCGAGAAGGTGGGGGAGAAGCTCTGCGAGAAGATCATCAACATCGTGGAGGTGATGAACCGCCACGAGTACCTGCCCAAGATGCCCACCCAGTCCGAGGTGGACAATGTCTTTGACACCAGCCTGAAGGACGTGCAGCCCTACCTGTACAAGATCTCCTACCAGATCACGGACTCCCTGGGCACCTCGGTCACCACCACCATGCGCCGGCTCATCAAGGACACGCTGGCGCTGTAG
- the ATG101 gene encoding autophagy-related protein 101 isoform X2: MVGPGRRCCGPSSAGPAMNCRAEVLEVSVEGRQVEEAMLAVLHTVLLHRSTGKFHYKKEGTYSIGTVGTQDVDCDFIDFAYVRVSSEELDRALRKAVGEFKDALRSSGSDGMGQISLEFYQKKKSRWPFSDECIPWELWTIKVNVVNLANEQERQICREKVGEKLCEKIINIVEVMNRHEYLPKMPTQSEVDNVFDTSLKDVQPYLYKISYQITDSLGTSVTTTMRRLIKDTLAL; encoded by the exons ATGGTCGGGCCCGGGCG CCGCTGCTGTGGCCCCTCCAGCGCCGGCCCCGCCATGAACTGCCGCGCCGAGGTGCTGGAGGTGTCGGtggagggcaggcaggtggAGGAGGCCATGCTGGCCGTGCTCCACACCGTCCTGCTGCACCGCAGCACCGGCAAGTTCCACTACAAGAAGGAGGGCACCTACTCCATTGGCACCGTGGGCACCCAGGATGTGGATTGCGACTTCATCGACTTCGCCTACGTGCGCGTCTCCTCCGAGGAGCTCGACCGGGCTCTCCGCAAGGCTGTGGGGGAGTTCAAA GACGCGCTGCGCAGCTCCGGCTCCGACGGCATGGGGCAGATCTCCCTGGAGTTCTACCAGAAGAAGAAATCACGGTGGCCCTTCTCAGACGAGTGcattccctgggagctgtggacCATCAAGGTGAACGTGGTGAACCTGGCCAACGAGCAGGAGCGGCAGATCTGCCGCGAGAAGGTGGGGGAGAAGCTCTGCGAGAAGATCATCAACATCGTGGAGGTGATGAACCGCCACGAGTACCTGCCCAAGATGCCCACCCAGTCCGAGGTGGACAATGTCTTTGACACCAGCCTGAAGGACGTGCAGCCCTACCTGTACAAGATCTCCTACCAGATCACGGACTCCCTGGGCACCTCGGTCACCACCACCATGCGCCGGCTCATCAAGGACACGCTGGCGCTGTAG
- the NR4A1 gene encoding nuclear receptor subfamily 4 group A member 1: MPCIQAQCSTTGAGPCERCPAELLSPEGGRFPMEVAGADLAAAPALPSFSTFMEGYAGEFDAFLYQLPASGQPSAATAFKLEDFQVYGCYPSAFGGQPDETLSSSGSDCYGSPCSIPSPATPGFQAPQAPGWEGSFGPYSPLPNYEAGQPWAEPAKGGGSQPPFFAFGPPAPSPAGSPAALKGQLGPSPRVDPRLLDTDAFAPSQGAPRGFAGLPLAPSSPLLEGPALAPSKVRSPGAGEGRCAVCGDNASCQHYGVRTCEGCKGFFKRTVQKNAKYICLANKDCPVDKRRRNRCQFCRFQKCLAVGMVKEVVRTDSLKGRRGRLPSKPKQPPDASPVSLITSLVRAHIDSIPSATKLDYSKFQESAPCPFEKEDSVDVQQFYDLLTGSMDVIRKWAEKIQGFSELPKEDQDLLLESAFLELFILRLAYRSKPEEGKLIFCNGVVLHRQQCVRGFGEWIDAILEFSQSLHRMSVDVPSFSCLAALVIITDRHGLKEPKRVEELQNRIVGCLKDHVAAAGAEPGRSSCLSKLLGKLPELRSLCTQGLQRIFYLKLEDLVPPPPIVDKIFMDTLPF; the protein is encoded by the exons ATGCCCTGCATCCAGGCCCAGTGCAGCACCACGGGCGCCGGCCCCTGCGAGCGCTGCCCGGCCGAGCTGCTCAGCCCCGAGGGCGGCCGATTCCCCATGGAAGTGGCCGGAGCCGATCTGGCGGccgctccagccctgcccagcttcAGCACCTTCATGGAGGGCTACGCCGGCGAGTTCGACGCCTTCCTCTACCAGCTGCCAGCCAGCGGCCAGCCCAGCGCCGCCACCGCCTTCAAGCTGGAGGATTTCCAGGTGTACGGCTGCTACCCCAGCGCCTTCGGGGGGCAGCCGGACGAGACCCTGTCCTCCAGCGGCTCGGACTGCTACGGGagcccctgctccatcccctcgCCCGCCACGCCCGGCTTCCAAGCCCCGCAGGCCCCAGGATGGGAGGGCTCCTTCGGGCCGTACTCACCGCTGCCGAACTACGAGGccgggcagccctgggctgagccagccAAGGGCGGGGGGTCCCAGCCTCCCTTTTTCGCCTTCGGCCCCccggctcccagccctgctggctccccGGCCGCCCTCAAGGGGCAGCTCGGCCCCTCGCCCCGTGTGGACCCGCGGCTGCTGGACACGGACGCGTTTGCCCCGAGCCAGGGGGCTCCCAGGGGCTTCGCggggctgcccctggctcccagctcgCCGCTGCTGGAGGGGCCGGCGCTGGCGCCCAGCAAGGTGCGCAGCCCCGGGGCGGGCGAGGGGCGCTGCGCCGTCTGCGGGGACAACGCGTCGTGCCAGCACTACGGCGTGCGCACCTGCGAGGGCTGCAAGGGATTCTTCAA GCGCACAGTGCAGAAGAATGCCAAGTACATCTGCCTGGCCAACAAGGACTGCCCTGTGGACAAGCGGCGCAGGAACCGCTGCCAGTTCTGCCGCTTCCAGAAGTGCCTGGCCGTCGGCATGGTCAAAGAAG TGGTCCGGACCGACAGCCTGAAGGGGAGGCGGGGCCGGCTCCCCTCCAAGCCCAAGCAGCCGCCGGATGCGTCCCCGGTCAGCCTCATCACCTCTCTGGTGCGGGCTCACATTGACTCCATCCCCAGCGCCACCAAGCTCGACTACTCCAAG TTCCAGGAGTCAGCCCCGTGCCCATTTGAGAAGGAGGACTCCGTGGACGTGCAGCAGTTCTACGACCTCCTCACCGGCTCCATGGACGTCATCCGCAAGTGGGCCGAGAAGATCCAGGGCTTCAGCGAGCTGCCCAAGGAGGACCAGGACCTCCTGCTGGAATCAGCATTCCTGGAGCTCTTCATCCTTCGCCTGGCATACCG ctccaagcCAGAGGAAGGGAAACTCATCTTCTGCAACGGCGTGGTGCTGCACCGGCAGCAGTGCGTGCGTGGCTTCGGGGAATGGATCGACGCCATCCTCGAGTTCTCCCAGAGCCTGCACCGCATGAGCGTCGATgtcccctccttctcctgcctcgCCGCCCTCGTCATCATCACAG ACCGGCACGGGCTAAAGGAGCCGAAGCgggtggaggagctgcagaaccGCATCGTGGGCTGCCTCAAGGACCacgtggcagcagcaggagccgaGCCCGGCCgctccagctgcctctccaagctgctggggaagctgcCCGAGCTGCGCAGCCTCTGCACCCAGGGCCTCCAGCGCATCTTCTACCTCAAGCTGGAGGATCTGGTGCCGCCACCACCCATCGTCGACAAGATCTTCATGGACACTCTGCCTTTCTGA